A window from Mesorhizobium sp. WSM2240 encodes these proteins:
- the glnA gene encoding type I glutamate--ammonia ligase: MTTASDILKQIKDNDVKFVDLRFTDPKGKLQHVTMDVVEVEEDMFADGVMFDGSSIAGWKAINESDMVLMPDAETAHMDPFFAQSTMVILCDILDPVSGEAYNRDPRGTAKKAEAYMKAEGIGDTIYVGPEAEFFVFDDVKYKADPYNTGFKLDSTELPSNDDTDYETGNLGHRPRIKGGYFPVPPIDSAQDMRSEMLTVLTEMGVRVEKHHHEVAAAQHELGIKFDTLVRNADKMLIYKYVVHQVANAYGKTATFMPKPVFGDNGSGMHVHQSIWKEGKPTFAGNEYAGLSETCLYYIGGIIKHAKAINAFTNPLTNSYKRLVPGYEAPVLLAYSARNRSASCRIPFGSSPKSKRVEVRFPDPGANPYLAFAAMLMAGLDGIKNKIHPGQPMDKDLYDLPPKELKKIPTVCGSLREALQSLDKDRGFLKAGGVFDDDQIDSYIELKMAEVMRFEMTPHPVEYDMYYSV; the protein is encoded by the coding sequence ATGACGACAGCCTCAGACATTTTGAAGCAGATCAAGGACAATGACGTAAAATTCGTCGATCTGCGCTTTACCGATCCGAAGGGCAAGCTGCAGCACGTGACCATGGATGTCGTCGAGGTCGAGGAAGACATGTTCGCCGACGGCGTCATGTTCGACGGCTCGTCCATCGCCGGCTGGAAGGCCATCAACGAATCCGACATGGTTCTGATGCCCGACGCCGAAACGGCCCATATGGATCCGTTCTTCGCCCAGTCGACCATGGTTATCCTGTGCGACATCCTCGATCCGGTTTCGGGCGAAGCCTACAACCGCGACCCGCGCGGCACCGCCAAGAAAGCCGAAGCCTATATGAAGGCCGAAGGCATCGGCGACACCATCTATGTCGGCCCGGAAGCCGAGTTCTTCGTATTCGACGACGTGAAGTACAAGGCCGATCCCTACAACACCGGCTTCAAGCTTGATTCGACCGAGCTGCCGTCCAATGACGACACCGACTACGAGACAGGCAATCTCGGCCACCGCCCGCGCATCAAGGGCGGCTACTTCCCGGTTCCGCCAATCGATTCGGCCCAGGACATGCGCTCGGAAATGCTGACCGTGCTGACCGAAATGGGCGTCCGCGTCGAGAAGCACCACCACGAAGTGGCGGCCGCCCAGCACGAGCTCGGCATCAAGTTCGACACTTTGGTCCGCAACGCCGACAAGATGCTGATCTACAAGTATGTCGTGCACCAGGTCGCCAACGCCTACGGCAAGACGGCGACCTTCATGCCGAAACCGGTCTTCGGCGACAACGGTTCGGGCATGCATGTCCATCAGTCGATCTGGAAGGAAGGCAAGCCGACCTTCGCCGGCAATGAATATGCCGGCCTTTCGGAGACCTGCCTTTACTACATCGGCGGCATCATCAAGCACGCCAAGGCGATCAACGCCTTCACCAATCCGCTGACCAACTCCTACAAGCGTCTGGTGCCGGGCTACGAAGCACCCGTGCTGCTCGCCTATTCGGCGCGCAACCGCTCGGCTTCCTGCCGCATTCCGTTCGGCTCGTCGCCGAAGTCGAAGCGCGTCGAGGTCCGCTTCCCCGATCCGGGCGCGAACCCGTACCTCGCCTTCGCCGCCATGCTGATGGCCGGCCTCGACGGCATCAAGAACAAGATCCACCCCGGTCAGCCGATGGACAAGGATCTTTACGACCTGCCGCCGAAGGAACTCAAGAAGATCCCGACCGTCTGCGGTTCGCTGCGCGAAGCGCTGCAGAGCCTCGACAAGGATCGCGGGTTCCTCAAGGCCGGCGGCGTCTTCGACGACGACCAGATCGACAGCTATATCGAACTCAAGATGGCCGAGGTGATGCGCTTCGAAATGACCCCGCATCCGGTCGAATACGACATGTACTATTCGGTCTGA
- a CDS encoding P-II family nitrogen regulator yields the protein MKKIEAIIKPFKLDEVKEALQEAGLQGITVTEAKGFGRQKGHTELYRGAEYVVDFLPKVKIEVVLGDESVEGAIEAIRKAAQTGRIGDGKIFVSNIEEVVRIRTGETGIDAI from the coding sequence ATGAAAAAGATCGAAGCGATCATCAAACCGTTCAAACTCGACGAAGTGAAAGAGGCTTTGCAGGAGGCCGGGCTGCAAGGCATCACCGTCACCGAGGCGAAAGGCTTTGGCCGTCAGAAGGGCCACACCGAGCTTTACCGCGGCGCCGAATATGTTGTCGATTTCCTTCCCAAGGTGAAGATCGAGGTGGTGCTGGGCGACGAATCCGTCGAAGGCGCCATCGAGGCGATCCGCAAGGCGGCGCAAACCGGCCGCATCGGCGACGGCAAGATCTTTGTCTCCAATATCGAGGAAGTCGTGCGCATCCGCACCGGCGAGACCGGCATCGACGCAATCTGA
- a CDS encoding NAD(P)H-hydrate dehydratase encodes MSNEILTPREMAEADRLAIAAGPFSGIQLMRNAGAAVAAEVLRRSPAAIRVHVLCGPGNNGGDGYVVARLLADTGVRVSVWAEGRPKAGSDAVQAATECPIEAQPISGFRPESGDVVVDALYGAGLSKPLSPNVVAAIHKCREAGIPVVAVDLPSGISGETGHPVGNEAFGADVTVTFARKKPGHLLLPGRQACGNIIVADIGIGADIVGAVGPKCFENGPALWCGAYPMPAADTHKYRRGHVGVFSGGPSSTGAARLSAFAAARAGAGAVTVLSPGSALATNAAHLTSIMLRRIDDIDGARAFISDRKPSALVLGPGFGVGEPLRELALAILETAGVEASLVLDADGITSFHDAPASLFITAGAKDAAALVLTPHEGEFGRLFSDIARDTELSKLEKARKAAARSHGVVIYKGPDTVIASPDGRAAINTNGTPLLATAGSGDVLSGIVAALLAQGMPVFEAACAAVWMHAEAARRFGPGLIAEDLPLALLPVLRDLLAEVAGGSGG; translated from the coding sequence ATGTCGAACGAAATCCTGACGCCGCGTGAAATGGCCGAGGCGGACCGGCTGGCGATTGCCGCCGGCCCGTTCAGCGGCATCCAGCTCATGCGCAATGCTGGAGCGGCGGTTGCGGCGGAAGTGCTGCGGCGCTCGCCGGCGGCGATCCGTGTGCATGTGCTGTGCGGGCCCGGAAACAATGGCGGCGACGGCTACGTCGTGGCCAGACTTCTCGCCGACACAGGAGTTCGCGTTTCGGTCTGGGCCGAGGGTCGGCCAAAAGCCGGCAGCGATGCGGTGCAGGCGGCGACCGAATGCCCAATCGAAGCGCAGCCGATTTCCGGCTTCAGGCCCGAAAGCGGCGATGTAGTCGTCGATGCGCTTTACGGAGCAGGTCTTTCCAAGCCGCTCTCGCCGAATGTGGTTGCGGCGATCCACAAATGCCGAGAGGCCGGAATCCCGGTCGTTGCGGTCGATCTTCCGTCGGGCATTTCCGGCGAAACCGGTCACCCGGTTGGGAACGAAGCTTTCGGAGCCGATGTCACCGTCACCTTCGCTCGCAAAAAGCCCGGCCATCTGCTGTTGCCGGGACGGCAGGCTTGCGGAAACATTATCGTCGCGGACATAGGCATCGGTGCTGACATTGTCGGTGCGGTCGGTCCGAAATGCTTCGAGAACGGTCCGGCTCTGTGGTGCGGCGCTTATCCGATGCCGGCGGCGGACACGCATAAATACCGGCGCGGCCATGTCGGCGTCTTTTCGGGCGGGCCATCCTCGACAGGCGCCGCGCGGCTTTCCGCATTTGCCGCGGCGCGGGCAGGGGCGGGGGCAGTTACCGTTCTTTCCCCCGGAAGCGCGCTGGCGACCAATGCAGCCCATCTGACCTCGATCATGCTGAGGCGGATCGATGACATCGATGGTGCACGTGCCTTCATCTCCGATCGCAAGCCGTCCGCGCTCGTGCTGGGGCCAGGCTTCGGTGTAGGCGAGCCGTTGCGGGAACTCGCTTTGGCGATCCTCGAGACCGCAGGTGTGGAGGCCTCGCTCGTGCTCGATGCCGACGGCATTACCTCCTTTCACGATGCCCCGGCCTCGCTCTTCATCACGGCGGGAGCCAAGGACGCAGCGGCGCTGGTGCTGACGCCGCACGAGGGCGAATTCGGCCGTCTCTTTTCGGATATCGCCAGGGATACCGAACTCTCCAAGCTCGAAAAGGCCCGCAAAGCGGCGGCGCGCTCGCATGGCGTCGTCATCTACAAAGGCCCGGATACGGTGATCGCATCGCCGGACGGGCGGGCGGCAATCAATACGAACGGCACACCCTTGCTGGCGACCGCCGGCTCCGGCGACGTGCTCTCGGGTATCGTTGCGGCGCTGCTCGCGCAGGGTATGCCGGTCTTCGAGGCCGCCTGCGCTGCCGTCTGGATGCATGCCGAGGCAGCTCGGCGCTTTGGGCCGGGGCTGATTGCCGAGGATCTGCCGCTCGCGCTTCTTCCCGTGCTCCGCGATCTGCTGGCCGAGGTTGCGGGCGGTTCAGGAGGATAG
- a CDS encoding SDR family oxidoreductase, with the protein MHDSNSNNDAGELQGKAALVTGGSRGIGAAIAMRLARAGADVALTYARSADKASAVVKQIEALGRRGFAIKADNLDAAEVDAAVAAAVREFGRLDILVNSAGIYNAGPIETMTLEALDETMAVNFRAPFVASKAAAAVMSEGGRIISIGSNLAERVPAPGTSLYSASKAALVGLTKGLARDLGPRGITVNVVHPGSTDTDMNPADGEYADAQRSLMAIPQFGAPEDVAGLVAWLAGPQGRFVTGSALTIDGGANA; encoded by the coding sequence ATGCACGACAGCAATTCAAACAATGATGCCGGCGAACTTCAGGGCAAGGCGGCGCTTGTGACCGGCGGCAGCCGCGGCATAGGTGCAGCGATCGCCATGAGGCTGGCGCGCGCAGGCGCGGATGTCGCGCTGACCTATGCGCGGTCCGCCGATAAAGCCAGCGCTGTGGTGAAGCAGATCGAAGCATTGGGCCGGCGCGGCTTCGCGATCAAGGCTGACAATCTCGATGCAGCCGAAGTCGACGCGGCGGTTGCGGCTGCCGTCAGGGAGTTCGGACGTCTCGATATTCTGGTCAACAGCGCCGGCATCTATAACGCCGGCCCGATCGAGACGATGACACTCGAAGCCCTCGACGAGACCATGGCCGTCAATTTCCGCGCGCCCTTCGTCGCCTCCAAGGCCGCGGCGGCCGTGATGAGCGAAGGCGGCCGGATCATCTCGATCGGCAGCAATCTCGCCGAACGCGTGCCGGCTCCCGGAACCAGCCTCTATTCGGCGAGCAAGGCGGCTCTCGTCGGGCTGACCAAGGGTCTTGCGCGCGATCTCGGCCCACGCGGCATCACCGTCAATGTCGTGCATCCCGGTTCCACCGACACCGACATGAACCCGGCCGACGGCGAATATGCCGACGCCCAGCGCAGCCTGATGGCGATCCCGCAATTCGGCGCGCCGGAAGACGTTGCCGGGCTGGTCGCCTGGCTGGCCGGGCCGCAGGGCCGGTTCGTGACGGGCTCGGCCCTGACCATCGATGGCGGCGCAAATGCGTGA
- a CDS encoding TetR/AcrR family transcriptional regulator has protein sequence MVMTESIPTSSKGRPRGFDRAAALRQAMRLFWAKGYDGASLADLTAAMGINPPSLYAAFGSKEALFREATDLYSEEEGVEIWRSLHQSATARQAVEGFLRESAAAFSRAGDPPGCLIVLGALNANGNNAAICEDLRQRREANVAELRTRLEAAVREGELPAGIDCEAIAVFYVTVQQGMSIQARDGASHARLLAAADGAIAAWDALTVGAPARNDA, from the coding sequence ATGGTCATGACAGAAAGCATTCCAACAAGCTCGAAAGGCCGGCCGCGAGGCTTCGACCGCGCTGCGGCGCTGCGGCAGGCGATGCGGCTGTTCTGGGCCAAGGGTTATGACGGCGCCTCGCTGGCGGACCTGACGGCGGCGATGGGCATAAACCCGCCCAGCCTCTACGCCGCGTTCGGCAGCAAGGAAGCGCTGTTTCGCGAGGCGACCGATTTGTACAGCGAGGAGGAGGGCGTCGAAATCTGGCGCAGCCTGCATCAGTCGGCGACGGCGAGGCAGGCGGTGGAGGGCTTTTTGCGCGAATCGGCGGCCGCCTTTTCACGCGCCGGCGACCCGCCGGGCTGCCTGATCGTGCTCGGCGCGCTCAATGCCAACGGCAATAACGCCGCCATCTGCGAGGATCTTCGGCAAAGGCGGGAGGCGAACGTCGCCGAGCTCAGGACGCGGCTGGAGGCCGCGGTGCGGGAAGGTGAGTTGCCGGCGGGCATCGATTGCGAAGCGATCGCGGTGTTCTACGTGACGGTCCAGCAGGGCATGTCGATCCAGGCGCGCGACGGAGCTTCGCACGCCAGGCTGCTTGCGGCGGCCGACGGCGCCATTGCCGCCTGGGACGCACTGACGGTGGGAGCGCCGGCCAGGAACGACGCGTAG
- a CDS encoding DUF72 domain-containing protein — MTNSGKIRAGMGGWTFEPWDTSFYPEKLSKAKQLQYASRQVPTIEVNGTYYSTFKPATFAKWASEAPDGFIFSLKAIRFATNRRVLAEAGESVERFLGSGVSELGDKLGPILWQFAPTKKFDADDFGAFLKLLPEKQDGVPLRHAVEVRNPSFAVPEFVALLREHNVTLVYADHEKYPAIADVTGDFVYARLQTGEDEVETCYKPSALDAWAARAKIWAEGGTPEDLSRADPSSDAPAKPRDVFIYFITSGKVRAPHGAIALMQRVND, encoded by the coding sequence ATGACCAATTCTGGAAAAATCCGCGCCGGCATGGGCGGCTGGACCTTCGAGCCGTGGGACACCTCCTTCTATCCCGAGAAACTGTCGAAGGCGAAGCAACTCCAGTACGCCAGCCGTCAGGTGCCGACAATCGAGGTCAACGGCACCTATTATTCGACGTTCAAGCCGGCCACCTTCGCCAAATGGGCGAGCGAAGCCCCGGACGGATTCATCTTCTCGCTGAAGGCAATACGCTTCGCTACGAACCGCAGGGTTCTGGCGGAAGCCGGTGAGTCCGTCGAACGCTTCCTGGGCTCGGGAGTCTCCGAACTCGGCGACAAGCTCGGCCCAATCCTATGGCAGTTCGCCCCGACCAAAAAATTCGACGCCGACGATTTCGGCGCCTTCCTGAAGCTTTTGCCCGAAAAGCAAGATGGCGTGCCGCTGCGCCACGCGGTGGAAGTCCGCAACCCGTCCTTCGCCGTGCCGGAGTTCGTCGCGCTCCTGCGAGAGCACAACGTCACCCTCGTCTATGCCGACCACGAAAAATATCCGGCCATCGCAGACGTCACCGGCGATTTCGTCTATGCCCGGCTGCAGACCGGCGAGGACGAGGTCGAGACCTGCTACAAGCCGAGCGCGCTCGACGCATGGGCTGCGCGGGCGAAAATCTGGGCCGAGGGCGGAACGCCGGAAGATCTGTCGCGCGCCGACCCGTCGAGCGATGCTCCGGCCAAGCCGCGCGACGTGTTCATCTATTTCATCACGTCCGGCAAGGTGCGCGCACCGCACGGCGCGATAGCGCTGATGCAGCGGGTGAACGACTGA
- a CDS encoding BA14K family protein produces MFKRGIFRAASVVILAGAAISGASPAAAGDWRHHRAVEIVRYDDAYGLPWYRQHPWLGTGPGHYYSYHPDHVPSYPDPLRGYPVPIYDVNHRVSAPVVRTYRVVSGAHVEWCTARYRSYDAPTDTYQPYHGPRRLCRSPFR; encoded by the coding sequence ATGTTCAAGCGCGGCATTTTCCGTGCAGCTTCCGTAGTCATTCTCGCCGGAGCGGCGATATCAGGAGCTTCGCCGGCTGCTGCCGGCGACTGGCGCCATCATCGCGCGGTCGAAATTGTCCGATACGATGACGCGTATGGCTTGCCCTGGTACCGCCAGCATCCCTGGCTGGGGACCGGACCCGGCCACTACTACAGCTATCACCCCGACCACGTGCCGAGCTATCCCGATCCACTGAGAGGTTATCCCGTGCCCATCTACGACGTGAATCACCGGGTTTCCGCGCCTGTTGTCCGGACCTATCGCGTCGTCTCAGGTGCGCATGTCGAGTGGTGCACTGCTCGCTACCGCTCATACGATGCCCCTACGGACACCTACCAGCCCTATCACGGGCCTCGCAGACTTTGCCGGTCACCGTTCCGCTGA
- a CDS encoding S8 family serine peptidase codes for MDNIAASPPPQPTGNMLVIFQPNRKPKEIERLISNVVGAKVVHSRDFRAPGADFAEAFAEAGALSLDRLGIAVIKAPEGDGISVAATMLRARKEVIEVRPEFWMYVFAGWDERYAAWVRDGLSLLADPALRELLPPGGIAAPSFLPVTEQVSATWGLTATGADRSTFSGAGIKVAVLDTGLDLTHPDFAGRSIVSKSFVPDEDVQDVQGHGTHCIGTACGPLSPAEQVRYGIAYEAEIHAGKVLNNAGSGTERWILAGIEWAVESKCEIISMSLGRAVQPGEPPDPFYERAGEYALENGSLIIAAAGNESWRQYNSIRPVTSPANAASIMAVAAIDAKMKVANFSCGGVNPAGGEVNVAGPGVDVLSTVPMPRIYDRFSGTSMATPHVAGIAALLAQSDKSLRGKALWTALEHGARNIGHPARDVGSGLVIAP; via the coding sequence ATGGACAATATCGCAGCGTCGCCGCCGCCTCAGCCCACCGGCAACATGCTGGTGATATTCCAGCCGAATCGGAAGCCGAAGGAGATCGAAAGGCTGATCTCCAACGTCGTAGGCGCCAAGGTCGTGCATTCTCGCGACTTCCGGGCTCCCGGTGCTGATTTCGCGGAAGCTTTCGCTGAGGCAGGCGCGCTCAGCCTCGATCGTCTCGGCATCGCGGTAATAAAGGCTCCCGAGGGCGACGGCATATCGGTTGCTGCAACGATGCTGCGCGCCCGCAAGGAGGTCATCGAGGTACGTCCGGAATTCTGGATGTATGTATTCGCCGGATGGGACGAGCGCTACGCCGCCTGGGTGCGCGACGGCCTCTCGCTTCTGGCGGACCCCGCACTGCGCGAGCTGCTGCCTCCGGGCGGCATTGCCGCGCCATCATTCTTGCCGGTCACAGAGCAGGTGTCGGCAACGTGGGGGCTCACCGCCACTGGCGCGGACCGGTCGACCTTTTCCGGCGCCGGCATAAAGGTCGCGGTGCTGGACACGGGACTTGATCTCACTCATCCGGACTTTGCCGGGCGCAGCATCGTCTCGAAAAGCTTCGTTCCGGACGAGGATGTCCAGGACGTCCAGGGCCACGGCACCCATTGCATCGGCACGGCCTGCGGGCCGCTCTCGCCGGCCGAGCAGGTCCGCTACGGAATAGCCTACGAGGCGGAAATCCATGCCGGCAAGGTCCTGAACAATGCCGGCTCCGGCACCGAGCGCTGGATACTTGCCGGCATCGAGTGGGCGGTCGAAAGCAAATGCGAAATCATTTCGATGTCGCTCGGACGCGCCGTGCAGCCGGGCGAGCCGCCGGACCCGTTCTACGAGCGCGCCGGCGAATACGCGCTTGAGAACGGATCGCTGATAATCGCGGCGGCGGGCAATGAAAGCTGGCGGCAGTACAATTCCATCAGGCCGGTCACCTCGCCGGCCAATGCCGCCTCGATCATGGCGGTCGCGGCGATCGACGCGAAGATGAAGGTCGCGAATTTCTCGTGCGGCGGCGTCAACCCGGCCGGTGGCGAGGTGAACGTCGCCGGGCCGGGAGTCGACGTGCTTTCCACAGTGCCGATGCCGCGCATATATGACCGGTTTTCCGGCACCTCGATGGCGACGCCGCATGTCGCAGGCATCGCCGCCCTTTTGGCGCAGTCCGACAAAAGCCTGCGCGGCAAGGCGCTGTGGACGGCGCTGGAGCATGGCGCGCGCAATATCGGCCATCCGGCGCGCGATGTCGGCTCGGGGCTGGTGATCGCGCCGTGA
- the uvrA gene encoding excinuclease ABC subunit UvrA translates to MADHKYLSVRGAREHNLKNIDLDLPRDSLVVMTGLSGSGKSSLAFDTIYAEGQRRYVESLSAYARQFLEMMQKPDVDQIDGLSPAISIEQKTTSRNPRSTVGTVTEIYDYMRLLFARVGVPYSPATGLPIESQTVSQMVDRVLALEEGTRLYIMAPIVRGRKGEYRKELAELQKKGFQRVKIDGQFYEIADAPALDKKYKHDIDVVVDRIVVRGDLASRLADSIETALKLAEGLCVAEFADKPLPASETSEDSANKSKNDTHERLLFSEKFACPVSGFTIPEIEPRLFSFNNPFGACPACDGLGSQRAIDASLVVPDENVTLRNGAVSPWAKSTSPYYSQTLDALGKVYGFKLGDKFKDLTDEAKDAVLNGTGERQITFDYDDGLRSYKTTKTFEGVIPNLERRWKETESAWMREEIERFMSASPCPACNGYRLKPETLAVKIAGLHIGQVSEMSIRKANSWFAELPAALNAKQNEIAVRVLKEIRERLRFLNDVGLDYLTMSRNSGSLSGGESQRIRLASQIGSGLTGVLYVLDEPSIGLHQRDNQRLLDTLKHLRDLGNTVIVVEHDEDAILTADYVVDIGPAAGIHGGEIIAQGTPAEVMANPNSITGKYLTGELEIPTPPSRRELKKNRRIKIVGARGNNLKNVTAEIPLGTFTAVTGVSGGGKSTFLIETLFKAASRRIMGSREHPADHDRIEGLEFLDKVIDIDQSPIGRTPRSNPATYTGAFTPIRDWFAGLPEAKARGYQPGRFSFNVKGGRCEACQGDGLIKIEMHFLPDVFVTCDVCHGKRYNRETLDVTFKGKSIADVLEMTVEEGVEFFAAVPGVRDKLETLAKVGLGYIHVGQQANTLSGGEAQRIKLAKELSRKATGKTLYILDEPTTGLHFHDVAKLLEVLHELVDQGNTVVVIEHNLEVIKTADWVLDLGPEGGDGGGELVAAGRPEAIAAEPRSYTGQFLKELLGRRPGKRAQAAE, encoded by the coding sequence ATGGCCGATCACAAATATCTTTCCGTTCGCGGCGCACGCGAACACAATCTGAAGAATATCGATCTCGACCTGCCGCGCGACTCGCTGGTCGTGATGACCGGCCTGTCCGGCTCGGGCAAATCCTCGCTCGCCTTCGACACGATCTATGCCGAGGGCCAGCGCCGCTATGTCGAGAGCCTGTCGGCCTATGCGCGCCAGTTCCTGGAGATGATGCAGAAGCCGGACGTCGACCAGATCGACGGCCTGTCGCCTGCCATTTCCATCGAGCAGAAGACCACGTCGCGCAATCCGCGTTCTACGGTCGGCACCGTCACCGAGATCTACGACTATATGCGCCTGCTTTTCGCGCGCGTGGGCGTGCCCTATTCGCCGGCAACCGGCCTGCCGATCGAAAGCCAGACTGTCAGCCAGATGGTCGACCGGGTGCTGGCGCTGGAGGAAGGCACGCGGCTCTACATCATGGCGCCCATCGTGCGCGGCCGCAAAGGCGAGTACCGCAAGGAACTGGCCGAACTGCAGAAGAAGGGCTTTCAGCGCGTCAAGATAGACGGCCAGTTCTACGAGATCGCCGACGCGCCGGCCCTCGACAAGAAATACAAGCACGACATCGACGTCGTGGTCGACCGCATCGTGGTGCGCGGCGACCTTGCCTCGCGGCTTGCCGACTCCATCGAGACGGCGCTGAAGCTGGCCGAAGGGCTATGCGTGGCCGAATTCGCCGACAAGCCGCTGCCTGCCAGCGAGACTTCCGAGGACTCCGCCAACAAATCGAAGAACGACACGCATGAGCGCCTCCTGTTCTCCGAAAAATTCGCCTGCCCGGTTTCCGGTTTCACCATTCCGGAAATCGAGCCCCGGCTGTTTTCGTTCAACAACCCGTTCGGCGCCTGCCCGGCCTGCGACGGGCTCGGCAGCCAGCGCGCCATCGACGCCAGCCTTGTCGTTCCCGACGAGAACGTCACGCTGCGCAACGGCGCGGTCAGCCCGTGGGCGAAATCGACCTCGCCCTATTACTCGCAGACGCTGGACGCGCTGGGCAAGGTCTACGGCTTCAAGCTCGGCGACAAGTTCAAGGATCTGACGGACGAGGCGAAGGACGCCGTGCTCAACGGCACCGGCGAGCGCCAGATCACCTTCGACTATGATGACGGCCTGCGCTCCTACAAGACGACCAAGACGTTCGAGGGCGTCATTCCCAATCTCGAGCGCCGCTGGAAGGAAACCGAATCCGCCTGGATGCGCGAGGAGATCGAGCGCTTCATGTCGGCCAGCCCCTGCCCGGCCTGCAACGGCTATCGCCTCAAGCCGGAGACGCTGGCGGTGAAGATTGCCGGCCTCCATATCGGCCAGGTTTCGGAAATGTCGATCCGCAAGGCCAATTCCTGGTTCGCGGAGCTGCCCGCCGCGCTCAACGCCAAGCAGAACGAGATCGCCGTGCGCGTGCTCAAGGAGATCCGCGAGCGCCTGCGCTTCCTCAATGATGTCGGCCTCGACTATCTCACAATGTCGCGCAATTCCGGCTCGCTGTCGGGCGGCGAGAGCCAGCGCATCCGTCTGGCCTCGCAGATCGGATCGGGACTGACCGGCGTGCTTTACGTGCTCGACGAGCCGTCGATCGGCCTGCACCAGCGCGACAACCAGCGGCTGCTCGATACGCTCAAGCACCTTCGCGATCTCGGCAACACCGTCATCGTCGTCGAGCATGACGAGGATGCGATCCTGACCGCCGATTATGTCGTGGACATCGGCCCGGCCGCCGGCATCCATGGCGGCGAGATCATCGCCCAGGGCACCCCGGCCGAGGTGATGGCCAATCCGAACTCGATCACCGGCAAATATCTGACCGGCGAACTGGAAATCCCAACACCGCCTTCACGGCGCGAACTGAAAAAGAACCGCCGGATAAAAATCGTCGGCGCGCGCGGCAACAATCTGAAGAACGTAACCGCCGAAATCCCGCTCGGCACGTTTACGGCCGTCACCGGCGTTTCAGGCGGCGGCAAGTCGACCTTCCTGATCGAGACGCTGTTCAAGGCGGCGTCGCGCCGCATCATGGGCAGCAGAGAGCATCCGGCCGACCACGACCGCATCGAGGGGCTCGAATTCCTCGACAAGGTCATCGACATCGATCAGTCGCCCATTGGGAGGACCCCGCGCTCGAACCCGGCGACCTATACCGGCGCCTTCACGCCGATCCGCGACTGGTTCGCGGGCCTGCCGGAAGCCAAGGCGCGCGGCTACCAGCCCGGCCGCTTCTCCTTCAACGTCAAGGGCGGGCGCTGCGAGGCCTGCCAGGGCGATGGCCTGATCAAGATCGAGATGCACTTCCTGCCCGACGTCTTCGTGACCTGCGACGTCTGCCACGGCAAGCGCTACAACCGCGAGACGCTGGACGTGACCTTCAAGGGCAAGTCGATCGCCGACGTGCTGGAAATGACCGTCGAGGAAGGCGTCGAGTTCTTCGCCGCGGTGCCCGGCGTGCGCGACAAGCTGGAGACGCTGGCCAAGGTCGGCCTCGGCTATATCCATGTCGGCCAGCAGGCAAACACGCTCTCCGGCGGCGAGGCGCAGCGCATCAAGCTCGCCAAGGAATTGTCGCGCAAGGCGACCGGCAAGACGCTCTACATCCTTGACGAGCCGACAACCGGCTTGCATTTCCACGATGTGGCGAAACTTCTTGAAGTGCTGCACGAACTCGTCGACCAGGGCAATACGGTGGTCGTCATCGAGCACAATCTGGAGGTGATCAAGACCGCGGACTGGGTGCTCGACCTCGGCCCGGAGGGCGGCGACGGCGGCGGCGAGCTGGTGGCGGCCGGCCGGCCGGAAGCAATCGCCGCCGAGCCGCGGAGCTACACGGGGCAGTTCCTCAAGGAGCTGCTGGGACGTCGGCCGGGGAAAAGGGCACAGGCGGCGGAGTGA